Proteins encoded by one window of Salvia splendens isolate huo1 chromosome 5, SspV2, whole genome shotgun sequence:
- the LOC121802171 gene encoding F-box protein At5g67140-like: MKPKGDEEADIDRLPVDILAHIFSLLISFKDLALSSGVCRKWRQGVKESLARKESLSFSGWKTDDDSTTRLVQLAYSLKDLDISRSRWGSQITDHGLKQLSTAKCIGNLSSISLWGSTVITDKGVVQMISKATSLHHLNIGGTFITDVSLFAIADSCPHLKTIILWGCRHVTEDGLLALVNKCRKLESINVWGMRVPLDCFIGLLTISPALQIQPKGIAIHDETLHAWPVY, encoded by the exons ATGAAGCCAAAAGGAGATGAAGAAGCCGATATCGATCGGCTGCCTGTCGATATATTGGCGCATATATTCTCTCTCCTCATTTCCTTCAAAGACTTGGCTCT GAGCAGCGGCGTGTGCAGGAAATGGAGACAGGGGGTGAAGGAATCCCTGGCTCGGAAGGAATCGTTGAGTTTCTCCGGCTGGAAAACGGATGACGACTCCACCACTCGCCTCGTTCAGCTGGCCTACAGCCTCAAGGACCTCGACAT ATCAAGGAGCCGATGGGGGAGCCAAATTACTGATCACGGGCTGAAGCAGTTATCCACGGCGAAATGTATTGGCAATCTCTCTTCGATTTCTCTGTGGGGTTCGACAGTAATTACAGACAAAGGAGTTGTGCAAATG ATTTCTAAAGCAACTTCGCTGCATCACCTGAACATTGGTGGTACATTTATCACAGATGTGTCCCTTTTCGCCATTGCAGATAGCTGTCCTCATCTCAAG ACTATCATCTTGTGGGGTTGTCGTCATGTAACTGAGGACGGGCTTCTAGCTCTTGTCAATAAGTGCCGTAAACTAGAGTCCATAAACGTGTGGGGAATGAGGGTTCCTTTAGACTGCTTCATCGGCCTACTTACTATCAGCCCGGCCCTTCAAATACAGCCTAAAGGGATAGCGATACATGATGAAACACTCCATGCATGGCCTGTCTATTGA